One Nostoc sp. UHCC 0302 DNA window includes the following coding sequences:
- a CDS encoding chloride channel protein, translating into MKQFRQFETFIALRYIIKWLPISFLVGVLAGTASAALLSSLEWATDWRESHRWIIYLLPLGGFLSGWIYHQFGQDVEAGNNLLLEEIHNPKDIIPFRMAPLVLLGTDLTHLFGGSAGREGTALQMGTSLADQLTKILHFQGANRRILLTAGISAGFASVFGTPLAGTVFGLEVLSIGKINYDALFPSLIAAIAGNQVTLLFGLHHAANQQSPSIRTIIIWGLISVIIVGVIFSVNAFFIWEKG; encoded by the coding sequence ATGAAACAGTTTCGTCAATTTGAAACGTTTATTGCATTACGTTACATAATCAAGTGGTTGCCTATTTCCTTTTTAGTTGGTGTTCTTGCTGGCACGGCTTCTGCGGCACTTTTGTCCTCACTAGAATGGGCAACTGATTGGCGGGAATCACATCGGTGGATTATTTACTTACTACCGCTAGGCGGTTTTTTAAGTGGTTGGATTTATCATCAGTTTGGGCAGGATGTAGAAGCTGGAAATAATCTTTTACTCGAAGAAATACATAATCCCAAAGATATTATTCCTTTTCGCATGGCTCCTCTTGTTCTATTAGGAACAGACCTCACACATTTATTTGGTGGTTCCGCCGGACGTGAAGGTACAGCATTACAAATGGGTACTTCTTTAGCAGACCAGTTAACTAAAATACTGCACTTTCAAGGAGCAAATCGGCGAATTTTATTAACGGCAGGTATCAGCGCTGGCTTTGCTTCAGTTTTCGGAACTCCCTTAGCTGGAACCGTCTTTGGATTGGAGGTTTTATCGATTGGAAAAATTAATTATGATGCTCTTTTTCCCTCTTTAATAGCAGCGATCGCAGGGAATCAAGTAACTTTATTATTTGGTTTGCATCATGCTGCAAACCAACAATCCCCATCTATACGGACAATCATAATTTGGGGGCTAATTTCTGTGATAATTGTAGGTGTAATCTTCTCTGTCAATGCGTTCTTTATCTGGGAAAAGGGCTAA
- a CDS encoding nitrate/sulfonate/bicarbonate ABC transporter ATP-binding protein, with protein MVAKTVTEHIIALKNVRKSYRQPNGQEIVILENINLELRSGEIVALLGPSGSGKSTLMRIIAGLISPSAGEVIYHNSPLVGLNPGVAIVFQSFALYPWLTVLENVELGLKAKGEPLDSRRQKALRMIDIIGLDGFENAYPKELSGGMRQRVGFARALAVEPELLCMDEPFSALDVLTAENLRFELLDLWLEKRIPTQAVLIVTHGIEEAVILADRIIVLGRNPGRIRADLTVTLPHYRDRKHPSFQALVDQVYTIITNPELETIEPPATTSVQTAKPEPKYQFLPAVRIGSIAGLLEILEDRPEKDLYRLAQELQLEVDDILPIVDAAKFMDFVELAQGDISLTGIGLQFIEGSIDERKQIVRAQLLGNIRLVQQIYRLLEAKTNQRVPEELVLDILETHFSPEEAQQQLKTAIEWGRYAEIYGYNEPSGQIFLEQAVNIIPNS; from the coding sequence GTGGTAGCAAAAACAGTAACTGAACATATCATTGCTCTAAAAAATGTCAGGAAATCTTATCGGCAACCCAACGGTCAGGAAATAGTCATCCTGGAAAATATCAATCTGGAGTTGCGTTCGGGAGAAATAGTAGCTTTGCTGGGGCCTTCGGGTTCCGGGAAATCTACGTTAATGCGGATAATTGCAGGGTTAATTAGCCCTAGTGCAGGCGAGGTTATCTATCATAACTCTCCTTTAGTTGGGTTAAATCCAGGAGTTGCGATCGTTTTTCAAAGTTTCGCTCTTTACCCCTGGTTAACGGTTCTAGAGAATGTAGAACTGGGTTTAAAAGCTAAAGGTGAACCCCTAGACTCTCGGCGACAAAAAGCACTGCGGATGATTGACATTATTGGTTTAGATGGGTTTGAGAATGCCTATCCCAAAGAGCTTTCTGGGGGAATGCGCCAACGAGTTGGATTTGCCAGAGCCTTAGCTGTAGAACCAGAATTATTATGTATGGATGAGCCGTTCTCTGCATTAGATGTACTGACGGCAGAAAACTTGCGTTTTGAATTATTAGATTTGTGGTTAGAGAAGCGTATACCTACTCAAGCCGTTTTAATCGTCACCCACGGCATTGAAGAAGCAGTGATTCTGGCAGACCGGATTATTGTTTTAGGGCGCAATCCTGGGAGAATTCGAGCGGACTTAACTGTAACTTTACCTCATTACCGCGATCGCAAACATCCCAGCTTTCAAGCCCTAGTAGATCAAGTTTATACAATCATCACCAACCCTGAACTGGAGACAATTGAGCCACCAGCCACCACTTCTGTACAGACAGCAAAACCGGAACCTAAGTATCAGTTTTTACCAGCAGTTCGGATTGGCTCCATTGCTGGTCTTTTAGAAATTTTAGAAGATCGTCCAGAAAAAGACCTCTACCGTCTCGCCCAAGAACTGCAATTGGAAGTAGATGATATTCTACCGATTGTAGATGCTGCAAAATTCATGGATTTTGTGGAACTAGCGCAAGGGGATATTAGCCTAACCGGAATTGGTCTGCAATTTATTGAAGGTAGCATTGATGAGCGCAAACAAATTGTCCGCGCTCAACTGCTAGGAAATATTCGTTTAGTACAGCAAATTTATCGTCTTTTAGAAGCGAAAACCAATCAAAGGGTTCCCGAAGAATTAGTATTAGATATCTTAGAAACTCACTTTAGTCCAGAAGAAGCCCAGCAGCAATTAAAAACTGCCATTGAATGGGGTCGCTATGCTGAAATCTACGGTTACAACGAGCCATCAGGACAAATCTTTTTAGAGCAAGCTGTCAATATAATTCCTAATTCCTAA
- a CDS encoding ABC transporter permease subunit, with amino-acid sequence MTRPLTPANQTLGRLNWTWQDGLLILTIVSLIVVIVRTASQFNGAFHAELTVSTNIRALPGYTAQTLIRMTLAYFLSLVFTLIYAYSAYRSRIASRILIPLLDILQSIPVLSFLPGVVLALIAIFPGQRIGVELASILLIFTGMTWNMTFSFYQSLSSIPQELLEASRVYRLNSWQRFWTLELPSGVIGLVWNSVMSVAGGWFFLIAIESFTLGNKDFRLPGLGSYLGTAANNGDFKAIFWGLAVLIGVIVAIDYFIWRPLIAWAEKFKLEMIETQNAPQSSVLDILRRSPTLRAISDRIFQPLQTALDYGLIRSFPVRSLPVNAQGELRWSGLLNWVFVSGFTLIVLWGTWEAVLLLRTLGWADWQLVIKGAVLTALRVIIALILSLLWTVPVGVAIGRNRKLAQVLQPLVQIAASVPATALFPVLLLWLTHIAGGLQIGAIALMMLGTMWYILFNVIAGAQSIPSDLIEAAAVYKLSLVERWRTLILPAIFPYLITGIITAVGGAWNASIVSEYVTFQGRVVSTSGLGSTISHATATGNFSLLLAGTTVMSLLVVMTNRLVWRPLYKLAQEKYQLLI; translated from the coding sequence ATGACTCGCCCCCTGACTCCTGCAAATCAAACTCTGGGACGCCTGAATTGGACTTGGCAAGATGGATTACTGATTTTGACAATTGTCAGCTTGATTGTGGTAATTGTCAGAACAGCTTCGCAGTTTAATGGTGCTTTTCACGCCGAACTCACAGTTTCCACAAATATTAGGGCTTTGCCAGGGTATACAGCCCAAACATTGATCCGTATGACGCTGGCTTACTTCCTCTCTCTGGTGTTTACTCTGATTTATGCTTATAGTGCCTATCGTTCCCGTATTGCATCTAGGATTTTAATTCCTCTACTTGATATTCTGCAATCGATTCCAGTATTGTCATTTTTACCAGGGGTGGTATTAGCCTTGATTGCAATATTTCCGGGTCAACGGATTGGGGTAGAACTTGCTTCAATTCTGCTGATTTTCACAGGTATGACCTGGAATATGACTTTTAGTTTTTATCAGTCTCTGTCTAGCATTCCCCAAGAACTGTTAGAAGCATCTCGTGTTTATCGCTTGAATTCATGGCAACGATTTTGGACTTTGGAGTTACCTTCTGGTGTCATAGGTTTAGTCTGGAATAGTGTGATGTCAGTGGCAGGAGGCTGGTTTTTCTTAATTGCAATTGAGTCATTTACGCTAGGGAATAAAGATTTTCGCTTACCAGGATTAGGCTCTTATTTAGGAACAGCAGCCAATAACGGAGATTTTAAAGCTATATTTTGGGGTCTGGCGGTGCTGATTGGGGTCATTGTGGCAATTGATTATTTTATATGGCGACCGCTGATTGCCTGGGCAGAAAAATTTAAGTTAGAGATGATTGAAACACAAAATGCACCGCAATCATCAGTATTAGATATTTTAAGGCGATCGCCTACTTTACGCGCAATCAGCGATCGCATTTTTCAGCCGTTACAAACAGCCCTAGACTACGGTTTAATTCGGTCGTTTCCGGTGCGTTCTCTACCCGTAAATGCTCAAGGAGAGTTGCGCTGGTCAGGGTTACTAAATTGGGTATTTGTTAGTGGGTTCACTTTAATTGTTTTGTGGGGTACTTGGGAAGCTGTTTTATTACTACGAACTTTGGGCTGGGCTGATTGGCAACTAGTGATTAAAGGTGCAGTTTTAACAGCTTTGCGAGTCATCATTGCTTTGATTTTATCGCTTTTGTGGACTGTACCTGTGGGAGTAGCCATTGGTCGCAATCGGAAACTGGCACAAGTATTGCAACCATTGGTACAAATTGCCGCCTCTGTACCTGCAACAGCTTTGTTTCCGGTGTTGTTGCTGTGGTTAACTCACATTGCTGGCGGTTTACAGATTGGTGCGATCGCGCTCATGATGTTAGGGACAATGTGGTATATCTTGTTCAACGTCATTGCTGGGGCGCAGTCGATTCCCTCAGACTTAATAGAAGCTGCTGCGGTATATAAACTTTCTCTTGTAGAACGCTGGCGAACCTTAATTTTACCTGCAATTTTCCCTTATTTAATAACAGGCATTATTACCGCTGTTGGCGGCGCTTGGAATGCCAGCATCGTCAGTGAGTATGTTACATTTCAAGGCCGAGTGGTTAGTACATCTGGACTTGGATCAACAATTTCTCATGCTACAGCTACAGGTAATTTCTCGTTACTCTTAGCTGGAACAACAGTGATGTCTTTGTTAGTAGTAATGACCAATCGTTTAGTTTGGCGTCCGCTTTACAAGTTGGCGCAGGAAAAATATCAACTATTGATTTAA
- a CDS encoding Mo-dependent nitrogenase C-terminal domain-containing protein, with protein MNSLIKFNKIDLFSPIKQWLESLEISQPKIARLLCRIIPASCPFEREIKLLNHTIAYIPPLCKLNPFYDQIVEIRFKCLSYLANECGESAL; from the coding sequence ATGAATAGTCTTATTAAATTTAATAAAATTGACCTTTTTTCTCCTATTAAACAATGGCTTGAATCATTAGAAATTAGTCAACCAAAAATTGCAAGATTATTATGCAGAATCATTCCTGCCAGTTGTCCCTTTGAGCGCGAAATTAAGCTTCTTAATCACACAATTGCTTACATTCCGCCACTCTGTAAACTGAATCCTTTTTATGACCAAATTGTTGAAATTCGTTTTAAATGTCTCTCTTACTTAGCTAACGAATGTGGTGAGTCAGCGCTGTAG
- a CDS encoding MFS transporter, with protein MQLQKKLMQKIPGTVWVLGFVSLLTDISSEMIHSLLPLFLVSVLGTNVFTVGMIEGIAEATASILKVFSGVLSDYLGHRKGLAVFGYGLSTFIKPLFAVATSSTGVLIARFGDRIGKGIRVAPRDALVADSTNPEALGAAYGLRQSLDTIGAFLGPLAAFALMTASKNNFRLVFWLALIPGFLAVALLTVGVREPRAKKTQGSRSNPLQWQTLRSLGQKYWVIVAVALLFNLGNSSDAFLLLRAEQIGISASLIPLTLVVMNMAYSLSAYPLGILSDRFGRFGLLVGGFILYALVYLGFAFVQAPWQVWGLFALYGLHLGMSQGLLLALVANNIPANLRGTAFGFFNLAIGLALLPASLLAGGLWQTLGAEATFIAGSLFAIAAVLLLITQRNKY; from the coding sequence ATGCAACTGCAAAAGAAATTGATGCAGAAAATTCCCGGTACTGTTTGGGTATTGGGGTTTGTCAGCCTGCTGACAGATATTAGCTCCGAAATGATTCATTCTCTATTGCCCTTGTTTCTAGTCTCAGTGTTAGGGACGAATGTGTTTACTGTCGGCATGATTGAAGGGATTGCGGAGGCTACAGCTTCAATTTTAAAAGTCTTTTCTGGAGTCTTAAGTGATTACTTGGGACATCGCAAAGGGTTGGCGGTGTTTGGATATGGGCTATCGACCTTTATCAAACCTTTATTCGCTGTAGCTACCAGTTCAACTGGGGTGTTAATAGCTCGATTTGGCGATCGCATTGGTAAGGGTATCCGAGTTGCACCGCGCGATGCTTTAGTTGCCGATTCCACTAATCCAGAGGCGCTTGGTGCAGCCTACGGATTGCGTCAATCTCTTGATACTATCGGAGCATTCCTGGGGCCTTTGGCAGCATTTGCCTTAATGACTGCTTCCAAAAACAACTTCCGCCTTGTCTTTTGGCTAGCACTCATCCCTGGTTTCTTGGCGGTGGCTTTATTAACAGTAGGAGTGCGAGAACCAAGAGCAAAGAAAACTCAAGGAAGCCGAAGCAACCCTCTGCAATGGCAAACTTTACGCAGTTTGGGTCAAAAATATTGGGTAATTGTAGCAGTGGCGCTGCTATTCAATTTAGGAAACTCTAGCGATGCCTTTTTATTGCTGCGAGCCGAGCAAATAGGTATTTCTGCCTCACTCATCCCGTTGACATTAGTGGTGATGAACATGGCCTACTCATTAAGTGCCTACCCATTAGGAATACTTTCTGATCGCTTCGGCAGATTTGGGCTATTGGTAGGCGGATTTATTCTATATGCTTTAGTGTATCTGGGCTTCGCCTTCGTACAAGCACCTTGGCAAGTCTGGGGATTGTTTGCCCTTTATGGTTTGCATTTGGGTATGAGTCAAGGGTTGCTGTTGGCGCTAGTGGCCAATAATATACCTGCAAATCTGCGCGGCACGGCTTTTGGATTTTTCAACTTGGCTATAGGATTAGCGCTGTTACCTGCCAGTTTGCTAGCCGGTGGGTTGTGGCAGACTTTAGGAGCAGAAGCAACATTTATTGCTGGGAGCTTGTTTGCGATCGCAGCTGTGTTGCTACTGATAACGCAGAGAAATAAATATTAA
- a CDS encoding sugar ABC transporter ATP-binding protein — protein MTQATRSVLCMTDIKKSFSGVPALRGVDFELKAGEIHALVGENGAGKSTLIKIITGAYRRDSGVIEYNHNPSGDAPNVATASLRDATRRLTPAPHLGGLCQAEGWTHPVAFQNPTEAQAAGIVAVYQEIQLVGFRTVAENIFLGREPHRFGIIDRRTMNSGATDILERLGLHIDPRSVVGSLNIAHRQMVAIARAISFGAKVLILDEPTSSLTETEVSVLFDVMRRLKSQGTSIVYISHRFEELYAVCDRVTVLRDGRNIVTQSLATLNRLELVCHMLGRQPDEVSKGVTAFAGRPENATGRPVLLYAEALKYKQRLDGVSIEIRHGEIVGLAGLLGSGRSETARALFGAEPLESGTVKLEGSILSLRDPHDAIDAGIAFLSEDRKADGIIPELSVRENLTLAALPKLTQWGIVSRKRQSELVDRFMQRLDIKAASTEQKIHELSGGNQQKVLLARWLCKNTKLLLLDEPTRGIDVGAKREIQRLIAELAEQGLGVLMISSEVEELVEGSERVVVLRDGRSIAELSGEQKNIKAILHVMAEGIDRKQAVGK, from the coding sequence ATGACTCAGGCGACTCGAAGTGTTCTGTGCATGACGGACATCAAGAAAAGTTTTTCCGGCGTGCCAGCGCTCCGGGGCGTCGATTTCGAGCTGAAGGCGGGCGAGATCCATGCGTTGGTCGGAGAAAACGGCGCTGGTAAATCGACTCTCATCAAGATCATCACGGGGGCATATCGACGGGACTCAGGTGTTATAGAGTACAACCATAACCCTTCGGGTGACGCTCCTAACGTCGCTACCGCTTCTCTACGAGACGCTACGCGAAGACTAACGCCAGCCCCCCATCTTGGCGGTCTTTGTCAGGCTGAGGGCTGGACTCACCCCGTTGCATTCCAGAATCCGACCGAAGCCCAGGCGGCAGGCATAGTAGCTGTCTACCAAGAGATCCAGCTTGTGGGTTTCCGAACTGTTGCTGAGAATATTTTTCTTGGCAGGGAACCGCATCGCTTCGGCATCATTGATAGACGGACGATGAACTCTGGGGCGACCGATATCCTGGAGCGCCTGGGTTTGCATATTGACCCGCGCTCAGTGGTTGGTTCGCTCAATATTGCCCATCGCCAGATGGTGGCGATCGCACGCGCTATATCCTTTGGGGCGAAGGTACTCATCCTCGATGAACCCACAAGTTCGCTGACGGAAACTGAAGTTTCTGTTCTTTTTGATGTTATGCGTCGGCTAAAGTCGCAAGGAACATCCATCGTTTACATCAGCCACCGTTTTGAAGAACTTTACGCTGTGTGCGATCGCGTGACGGTACTCCGTGATGGGCGCAACATCGTGACGCAATCCCTGGCAACCCTCAATCGTCTGGAACTCGTTTGTCATATGCTAGGTCGCCAACCCGATGAGGTGAGCAAAGGAGTCACGGCGTTCGCCGGACGACCGGAAAATGCCACAGGTCGGCCAGTGCTGCTGTATGCGGAAGCTCTCAAATATAAGCAACGGCTCGATGGTGTCTCAATTGAAATCCGACATGGGGAAATCGTCGGACTTGCGGGTTTGCTTGGCTCTGGTCGAAGTGAAACGGCACGCGCCCTGTTCGGGGCCGAACCCCTTGAAAGTGGAACCGTAAAACTCGAAGGTAGTATTTTGTCTCTGCGTGATCCTCATGATGCCATCGATGCTGGGATAGCTTTCCTTTCAGAGGATCGTAAGGCGGATGGCATCATCCCCGAGCTTTCGGTGCGAGAAAACCTCACACTAGCTGCACTCCCGAAGCTTACGCAATGGGGCATTGTTTCAAGAAAACGACAGAGCGAGCTTGTCGACCGTTTCATGCAGCGTCTTGATATCAAGGCGGCCAGCACCGAGCAGAAGATCCACGAACTTTCTGGTGGCAATCAGCAGAAAGTTCTTCTGGCGCGATGGCTGTGCAAGAATACAAAACTTCTTCTTCTCGACGAGCCGACTCGTGGTATTGATGTTGGTGCAAAGCGCGAGATCCAGCGGCTAATCGCCGAATTAGCAGAGCAAGGGCTGGGGGTTCTGATGATTTCATCGGAAGTGGAAGAGCTAGTTGAAGGCTCGGAACGTGTAGTCGTCCTCCGTGACGGACGGTCAATTGCGGAACTCAGTGGCGAACAGAAGAACATAAAGGCAATTCTGCACGTAATGGCGGAAGGTATAGATCGTAAGCAAGCCGTTGGTAAATAG
- a CDS encoding LL-diaminopimelate aminotransferase — translation MATINDNYLKLKAGYLFPEIARRVNVFAEANPDAKIIRLGIGDVTEPLPEACRTAMIKAVEEMGDRTTFKGYGPEQGYAWLREKIAAQDFQARGADIDASEIFISDGSKCDSGNILEIFGHDNAIAVTDPVYPVYVDTNVMAGNTGNINGKGEFEGLVYLPVTAENNFTAEIPSQKVDLIYLCFPNNPTGATATKEHLKAWVDYAKANNSIIFFDAAYESYITDSEIPHSIYEIEGAREVAIEFRSFSKNAGFTGTRCALTVVPKTLTAKAADGSEVELWKLWNRRQSTKFNGVSYIVQRGAEAVYSQEGQAQVKALVSFYLENAKIIREKLTSAGLAVYGGVNAPYVWVKTPNGLSSWEFFDKLLHTVNVVGTPGSGFGAAGEGYFRISAFNSRENVEEAMKRITEKFKV, via the coding sequence ATGGCAACAATTAACGACAATTACCTGAAGCTGAAAGCAGGTTACCTGTTTCCAGAAATTGCTCGTCGGGTCAATGTTTTTGCAGAAGCTAACCCTGATGCTAAGATTATCCGGCTGGGCATTGGCGATGTCACAGAACCTTTACCAGAAGCTTGTCGCACAGCTATGATTAAGGCTGTGGAAGAAATGGGCGATCGCACCACCTTCAAAGGCTATGGCCCAGAGCAAGGCTATGCTTGGTTACGAGAAAAAATTGCTGCTCAAGATTTCCAAGCGCGAGGAGCTGATATAGATGCTTCGGAAATCTTTATTTCCGACGGTTCCAAATGCGATAGTGGCAATATTCTAGAAATCTTTGGACATGATAATGCGATCGCCGTCACTGACCCTGTTTATCCCGTATATGTCGACACAAATGTCATGGCGGGAAATACAGGCAATATCAACGGTAAAGGCGAGTTTGAAGGCTTAGTTTATCTCCCAGTTACTGCTGAAAACAACTTCACTGCTGAGATTCCTTCTCAGAAAGTCGATTTAATTTATCTCTGTTTCCCCAATAACCCCACCGGTGCAACCGCTACTAAGGAACACCTCAAGGCTTGGGTAGATTATGCCAAAGCTAATAACTCGATTATTTTCTTTGATGCCGCCTACGAATCTTACATTACCGATTCCGAGATTCCTCACTCTATATATGAGATTGAGGGAGCAAGAGAAGTTGCGATCGAGTTTCGGTCTTTTTCCAAGAATGCAGGCTTTACCGGAACCCGTTGCGCGTTAACTGTAGTGCCAAAAACGTTGACAGCCAAAGCAGCAGATGGTTCTGAGGTGGAACTGTGGAAACTGTGGAATCGCCGCCAGTCTACTAAGTTCAATGGAGTTTCCTACATTGTACAACGGGGAGCTGAGGCAGTTTACTCCCAAGAAGGGCAGGCACAAGTTAAGGCGCTAGTTAGTTTCTATTTGGAAAACGCCAAAATTATTCGCGAAAAACTGACATCTGCCGGATTAGCAGTGTATGGTGGCGTGAATGCACCTTATGTTTGGGTGAAAACTCCTAATGGTTTATCCAGTTGGGAATTTTTTGATAAGTTGCTGCACACAGTAAATGTTGTGGGAACTCCTGGTTCTGGGTTTGGTGCTGCTGGCGAAGGTTACTTCCGCATTTCCGCATTTAATAGCCGCGAGAATGTCGAAGAAGCAATGAAGCGAATTACTGAAAAGTTTAAGGTGTAA
- a CDS encoding substrate-binding domain-containing protein translates to MKNETYFRCSDVRVYMSRFVVFSAYIVITAAAFSQSGCVREKTKKIVGFSQTENIGPWRIAETNSIKEEAAKRKKTYDFLMTDAQGQTSKQFADIEDLIARQVDSIFLAPREYEGLTPALEAARAAKIPVFLIDREAAGKPGEDFVSFLGSDFIAQGHRVGKWLAQVTDGKASIVELTGTAGSSVAIDRAKGFRGAIASYPNMKIIATQTADFSRAAAVRVMENIIQAHQ, encoded by the coding sequence ATGAAAAATGAAACCTATTTTAGATGCTCAGATGTCCGAGTCTATATGTCAAGGTTCGTAGTATTTAGCGCCTACATTGTGATTACTGCTGCGGCTTTCTCGCAATCTGGTTGTGTGCGCGAGAAAACGAAAAAGATTGTTGGATTTTCGCAGACGGAGAACATCGGCCCGTGGCGCATAGCCGAAACAAACAGCATTAAGGAAGAGGCTGCCAAGCGTAAAAAGACTTACGATTTCCTGATGACGGATGCCCAGGGACAAACATCGAAGCAATTTGCCGACATTGAGGATTTAATCGCCCGACAAGTCGACTCCATATTTCTCGCGCCACGCGAATATGAAGGGCTTACGCCCGCCCTGGAAGCGGCGAGAGCGGCAAAAATACCAGTGTTTCTCATCGACCGTGAAGCAGCGGGAAAACCGGGCGAAGATTTCGTCAGCTTTCTTGGGTCAGATTTCATCGCCCAAGGTCATCGCGTTGGAAAATGGCTGGCTCAGGTGACTGATGGCAAGGCGTCTATCGTGGAACTCACCGGAACAGCTGGGTCATCGGTAGCAATTGATCGGGCAAAGGGGTTTCGCGGCGCCATTGCTAGTTATCCCAACATGAAGATTATTGCCACGCAGACGGCAGATTTTTCGCGGGCTGCGGCTGTACGTGTAATGGAGAACATCATCCAGGCCCATCAGTGA
- a CDS encoding ABC transporter permease has protein sequence MRQNSMLAIVALGMTIVIVSGGIDLSVGALVALSGVVAAMLAGQGSFVAIGGGIASTTLLGVVNGLLVSRARLQPFVVTLFTASAARGLALSITQERSIAVPSAASGLVWLGRGFIGSVPVPVIIVALLYFATWFMLHRSRLGLHIFAIGDNEEASRLMGVNPNRVKLAVYTFSGLLSGLAGVVLAGRLGAGQPVAAFGWETDAIAATVMGGTFLTGGQGSVFPTLIGVLLLGMMYNLLNLEGTITPWWQLVLRGTFLLLVVLFQQRIVQRG, from the coding sequence ATGCGGCAGAACAGTATGCTTGCGATCGTGGCGCTGGGCATGACCATTGTGATCGTCAGCGGAGGAATTGATCTGTCCGTGGGCGCACTCGTTGCTCTAAGCGGTGTCGTCGCAGCAATGCTTGCCGGACAAGGCAGCTTCGTGGCTATCGGCGGCGGCATTGCCAGCACCACGTTGCTCGGTGTGGTCAATGGTCTTCTTGTGTCTCGCGCACGGCTCCAGCCGTTCGTTGTTACGTTATTCACTGCGAGTGCTGCACGTGGGCTGGCGTTGAGCATCACTCAGGAGAGGTCGATTGCCGTACCATCGGCAGCATCAGGACTTGTTTGGCTGGGCAGGGGGTTCATTGGTTCCGTCCCTGTCCCTGTGATTATAGTTGCGCTCTTATATTTTGCAACTTGGTTTATGCTACACAGAAGCCGATTAGGGCTGCATATATTTGCTATCGGCGACAACGAAGAGGCTTCCCGCCTCATGGGTGTGAATCCAAACCGAGTTAAGCTTGCGGTGTACACATTCAGTGGTCTGCTTTCAGGGCTTGCCGGTGTTGTTCTCGCGGGTCGTCTAGGAGCAGGTCAGCCAGTGGCTGCCTTTGGCTGGGAAACAGATGCGATCGCTGCAACCGTCATGGGAGGAACGTTTCTCACAGGAGGGCAAGGGAGCGTGTTTCCAACCCTCATCGGTGTACTTTTGCTAGGAATGATGTACAACCTTTTAAATCTTGAGGGAACTATTACTCCTTGGTGGCAGCTCGTACTCCGTGGTACTTTCTTACTTTTGGTCGTGCTTTTTCAGCAGCGTATTGTGCAGAGGGGCTGA
- a CDS encoding ABC transporter permease, with the protein MKSKKPDLSWRTLWNPNFGAPAALLILYVANAVFTPRFATVSNTLNMLLQVSTTMFVAVGMTFVIASRGIDLTVGSTMALVSVIVALLIKYGIAVAISFALCAALLVGLFNGFLISHLKLDALITTLAALIMWRGVAQVIGDGKLVPFAHPTFEALGKGYLGSIPIQVVIAGVVIAGAFFCIHSTLFGRQIVAVGGNEEAARLAGIRAGRVKYIVYVISALLAGFAGLVETARLGMGDPSKVGVNAEFDAIAAVVVGGTPFSGGRANILGTVVGALIMQVISTSFNMLLIPFTWSLVLKSVIILFAIFLQRTQEV; encoded by the coding sequence ATGAAGAGCAAGAAGCCTGATCTGAGTTGGAGAACTCTGTGGAACCCAAACTTCGGCGCACCTGCGGCGCTCCTAATTCTCTATGTTGCGAACGCCGTCTTCACTCCGCGTTTCGCTACAGTTAGCAACACTTTGAATATGTTGCTCCAAGTATCCACGACAATGTTTGTTGCCGTTGGGATGACTTTTGTTATTGCCTCGCGCGGCATCGACCTCACAGTCGGCTCTACTATGGCATTGGTTTCCGTGATTGTGGCATTGCTTATTAAGTATGGGATAGCTGTTGCCATCTCGTTCGCCTTGTGTGCTGCTCTGTTGGTTGGTCTTTTCAATGGCTTTCTCATCTCACATCTGAAACTTGACGCCCTAATCACTACCTTGGCGGCTCTGATCATGTGGCGTGGGGTGGCTCAGGTCATCGGGGACGGTAAACTCGTTCCCTTCGCCCATCCCACATTTGAAGCGCTCGGAAAGGGCTATCTCGGTTCTATACCAATTCAGGTTGTGATTGCGGGAGTCGTCATTGCAGGAGCTTTCTTCTGTATTCACTCTACGCTTTTTGGGCGTCAGATCGTTGCAGTTGGCGGCAACGAGGAGGCCGCACGGCTTGCGGGTATCCGTGCAGGGCGCGTGAAATATATAGTTTATGTGATTAGCGCCCTGCTTGCCGGTTTTGCCGGACTTGTCGAGACAGCAAGGCTTGGCATGGGCGATCCCAGCAAGGTCGGTGTCAACGCGGAATTTGATGCGATCGCAGCCGTTGTTGTTGGCGGTACGCCCTTCTCTGGTGGTCGTGCGAATATACTTGGCACTGTTGTAGGAGCTTTGATTATGCAGGTGATCTCCACGAGTTTCAATATGCTCCTGATTCCGTTTACCTGGTCATTAGTTTTGAAATCCGTAATCATTCTTTTCGCCATTTTTTTGCAGCGTACTCAGGAGGTTTAA